The Pelodiscus sinensis isolate JC-2024 chromosome 13, ASM4963464v1, whole genome shotgun sequence genome includes a region encoding these proteins:
- the LOC102446803 gene encoding transcription initiation factor TFIID subunit 9-like isoform X1 → MEQSKMASPKSAPKDAQVMAQILKDMGITEYEPRVINQMLEFTYRYVTTILEDAKIYSSHAKKSSVDADDVKLAIQCRTDQSFTSPPPRDFLLDIARQKNQTPLPLIKPYSGPRLPPDRYCLTAPNYRLKSLQKKVSSSAGRITVPRLSVGAVSSRPSTPTLGTPSAQTVAVSTKVGTPVSLTGQRFTVQIPSSQTTVKSATPTTPTVQNVLINPSLIGSKNILITTNMVSQNAASEANPLKRKHEDDDDYDNL, encoded by the exons ATGGAGCAAAGCAAGATGGCGTCTCCCAAGAGCGCGCCTAAGGATGCTCAG GTGATGGCGCAGATCCTGAAGGACATGGGCATCACGGAGTACGAGCCCCGCGTGATCAATCAGATGTTGGAGTTCACGTACA GGTATGTGACCACTATATTGGAGGATGCAAAAATTTACTCAAGTCATGCTAAGAAATCCAGTGTTGATGCAGATGATGTGAAATTAGCAATTCAGTGTCGAACAGACCAGTCATttacctctcctcccccaagAGAT TTTCTGCTTGATATTGCAAGACAAAAGAATCAGACCCCATTGCCATTGATAAAGCCATACTCTGGACCTAGACTGCCACCTGATAGATACTGTTTAACAGCTCCAAATTACAGACTTAAGTCCTTGCAAAAAAAG GTCTCTTCTTCTGCAGGAAGAATAACGGTACCCCGACTGAGTGTGGGTGCTGTAAGTAGTAGACCTAGCACTCCTACTTTAG GAACTCCTTCAGCACAAACTGTAGCTGTTTCAACAAAAGTTGGCACTCCAGTATCACTGACAGGTCAAAGGTTCACTGTACAGATCCCATCCTCTCAGACAACAGTCAAATCAG CAACACCTACTACGCCAACAGTTCAGAATGTTCTGATTAATCCTTCGCTAATTGGATCAAAAAACATTCTTATTACTACAAATATGGTATCACAGAATGCAGCCAGCGAGGCAAATCCGTTGAAAAGAAAGCAtgaagatgatgatgattatgATAATTTGTAA
- the LOC102446803 gene encoding transcription initiation factor TFIID subunit 9-like isoform X2, which yields MEQSKMASPKSAPKDAQVMAQILKDMGITEYEPRVINQMLEFTYRYVTTILEDAKIYSSHAKKSSVDADDVKLAIQCRTDQSFTSPPPRDFLLDIARQKNQTPLPLIKPYSGPRLPPDRYCLTAPNYRLKSLQKKVSSSAGRITVPRLSVGAVSSRPSTPTLAQTVAVSTKVGTPVSLTGQRFTVQIPSSQTTVKSATPTTPTVQNVLINPSLIGSKNILITTNMVSQNAASEANPLKRKHEDDDDYDNL from the exons ATGGAGCAAAGCAAGATGGCGTCTCCCAAGAGCGCGCCTAAGGATGCTCAG GTGATGGCGCAGATCCTGAAGGACATGGGCATCACGGAGTACGAGCCCCGCGTGATCAATCAGATGTTGGAGTTCACGTACA GGTATGTGACCACTATATTGGAGGATGCAAAAATTTACTCAAGTCATGCTAAGAAATCCAGTGTTGATGCAGATGATGTGAAATTAGCAATTCAGTGTCGAACAGACCAGTCATttacctctcctcccccaagAGAT TTTCTGCTTGATATTGCAAGACAAAAGAATCAGACCCCATTGCCATTGATAAAGCCATACTCTGGACCTAGACTGCCACCTGATAGATACTGTTTAACAGCTCCAAATTACAGACTTAAGTCCTTGCAAAAAAAG GTCTCTTCTTCTGCAGGAAGAATAACGGTACCCCGACTGAGTGTGGGTGCTGTAAGTAGTAGACCTAGCACTCCTACTTTAG CACAAACTGTAGCTGTTTCAACAAAAGTTGGCACTCCAGTATCACTGACAGGTCAAAGGTTCACTGTACAGATCCCATCCTCTCAGACAACAGTCAAATCAG CAACACCTACTACGCCAACAGTTCAGAATGTTCTGATTAATCCTTCGCTAATTGGATCAAAAAACATTCTTATTACTACAAATATGGTATCACAGAATGCAGCCAGCGAGGCAAATCCGTTGAAAAGAAAGCAtgaagatgatgatgattatgATAATTTGTAA